A window from Burkholderiales bacterium encodes these proteins:
- a CDS encoding hypothetical protein (possible pseudo, frameshifted) yields MPDNPHGFPRRYGLATSADLFTPRQLTAMVTLSDLVREVRADVRRDALAAGLSEAEAGAYTAAVATFLALALDRCADYNNSLCRWGPQSG; encoded by the coding sequence ATGCCGGACAACCCGCATGGTTTTCCCCGCCGCTATGGACTCGCAACCTCGGCTGACCTCTTCACCCCCCGGCAGCTCACGGCGATGGTGACGCTGTCGGACCTGGTGCGGGAGGTGCGGGCGGACGTGCGGCGGGACGCGCTGGCCGCGGGGCTCTCGGAGGCCGAGGCCGGCGCCTACACCGCCGCTGTCGCCACCTTCCTGGCCCTGGCGCTGGACCGATGCGCGGACTACAACAACTCGCTGTGCAGATGGGGGCCCCAATCCGGGTAA
- a CDS encoding hypothetical protein (possible pseudo, frameshifted) encodes MRRMVKESSLKLRRDAALSRSARLHASSTRSRTPRPPLQGGHRLRPRGVQPRRALQGRQAPRARSASPSPILQRRLASSPEAIYQSLSAAASAWRSRLREEQLLQARRRGGADSPGAPASTRRTSRTSTSARTPRSRSARRRSSIRPRRPDHRGAEGGDRDARAPGGARPAGAQVRHGPQVGGALRAPPAPRREMFDAGGRPRGKLVIFTEHRDTLNYLAERIRTLLGRPEAVVTIHGGMGREERRKAQEAFTHDKDVLILVATDAAGEGINLQRAHLMVNYDLPVEPEPARAALRPHPPHRPDRGLPPVEPRRRGDARGRGLQRLLDKLERQRKALGGQVFDVLGKVFDGAPAPRPADRGDPLRRAPEVQARLQEVVDRGRGRSSDARSRAALVHDVMTPPTSRASARTWSGPRRAASSPTSSRPSSWRPSRASAARSASASPRRYEITHVPADVRTATARSARAIRSSAATSAITFEKELIASPASRWRPSSARAPAARRGRRPHRSSATATSCKRGTVLVDERDPARSRACSSTSSTRSRTRARPRGERRVVSRRLQFVELRWTAGTPHAPTRPTSTTGPLRGRRALGVLARPELRRGSRATRARRMATPSATVVPEHLRRSDATASSWIDKTRGGEGPPDQGDQLLGPPGRGAQAPGAGRASNARLNSPGGAQARRRARPRLEGAWSSWTRRPDLAASARGAGRVRRGAAGLLAKVRRRAARRARAPWTARPRPRAPARSSWRSSAASASSRWTASRQPRLRHRKPRPADGPPALHRGEGPHRRARTTITVTKNEILTSLNKPDDYILAIVEFLDGEQTRTHYVRQPFRREPDFGVTSVNYALTELLARAEEPA; translated from the coding sequence ATGCGCCGGATGGTCAAGGAGAGCTCGCTCAAGCTTCGACGGGACGCCGCTCTTTCCCGGAGCGCGCGCCTACACGCGTCCAGTACACGCTCTCGGACGCCGAGGCCGCCTCTACAAGGAGGTCACCGACTACGTCCGCGAGGAGTTCAACCGCGCCGAGCCCTGCAAGGACGACAAGCGCCGCGGGCACGGTCGGCTTCGCCCTCACCGATCCTGCAGCGCCGCCTCGCCTCCTCGCCGGAGGCGATCTACCAGTCGCTGAGCGCCGCCGCGAGCGCCTGGAGAAGCCGCCTGCGCGAGGAGCAGCTCCTGCAGGCGCGGCGCCGAGGCGGCGCCGACTCGCCTGGGGCTCCCGCCTCGACGAGGAGGACGTCGAGGACCTCGACGAGCGCCCGGACGCCGAGGTCGAGGAGCGCGAGGAGGAGGTCGTCGATCAGGCCACGGCGGCCCGACCATCGAGGAGCTGAAGGCGGAGATCGCGACGCTCGCGCGCCTGGAGGAGCTCGCCCGGCAGGTGCGCAAGTCCGGCACGGACCGCAAGTGGGAGGAGCTCTCCGAGCTCCTCCAGCACCACGCCGCGAGATGTTCGACGCCGGAGGGCGCCCGCGCGGCAAGCTCGTCATCTTCACCGAGCACCGCGACACGCTGAACTACCTCGCCGAGCGCATCCGCACGCTGCTCGGCCGGCCCGAGGCGGTGGTCACGATCCACGGCGGCATGGGCCGCGAGGAGCGCCGCAAGGCCCAGGAAGCCTTCACGCACGACAAGGACGTCCTCATCCTGGTCGCGACCGACGCCGCCGGCGAGGGCATCAACCTCCAGCGGGCCCACCTCATGGTGAACTACGACCTGCCCGTGGAACCCGAACCGGCTCGAGCAGCGCTTCGGCCGCATCCACCGCATCGGCCAGACCGAGGTCTGCCACCTGTGGAACCTCGTCGCCGAGGAGACGCGCGAGGGCGAGGTCTTCAGCGCCTGCTCGACAAGCTCGAGAGGCAGCGCAAGGCCCTCGGCGGCCAGGTCTTCGACGTCCTCGGCAAGGTCTTCGACGGAGCGCCCGCTCCGCGACCTGCTGATCGAGGCGATCCGCTACGGCGAGCGCCCGAGGTGCAGGCCAGGCTCCAGGAGGTCGTGGACCGTGGCCGTGGCCGAAGCTCCGACGCGCGGTCACGAGCGGCGCTCGTGCACGACGTCATGACGCCGCCGACGTCGCGCGCATCCGCGAGGACATGGAGCGGGCCGAGGCGAGCCGCCTCCAGCCCCACTTCATCGCGTCCTTCTTCCTGGAGGCCTTCACGCGCCTCGGCGGCACGATCCGCGAGCGCGAGCCCGCGCCGCTACGAGATCACGCACGTGCCCGCCGACGTCCGCACCGCGACCGCGAGATCGGCACGGGCGATCCGGTCCTCCGCCGCTACGAGCGCGATCACCTTCGAGAAGGAGCTGATCGCGTCCCCGGCCAGCCGCTGGCGGCCTTCGTCTGCCCGGGCACCCGCTGCTCGACGCGGTCGTCGACCTCATCGCTCGAGCGCCACCGCGACCTCCTGCAAGCGCGGGACGGTGCTCGTGGACGAGCGCGACCCGGCGAGGAGCCGCGCGTGCTCTTCTACCTCGAGCACGCGATCCAGGACGCGCGCACGCCCGCGCGGCGAGCGGCGCGTCGTCTCGCGCCGGCTGCAGTTCGTCGAGCTCAGATGGACAGCGGGAACGCCGCATGCGCCTACGCGCCCTACCTCGACTACCGGCCCGCTGCGAGGACGACGAGCCCTGGGCGTCCTCGCCCGGCCCGAGCTGCGCCGTGGCTCGCGCGCGACTCGAGCACGGCGCATGGCCACGCCGTCCGCGACGGTCGTCCCCGAGCACCTGAGGAGGTCCGACGCGACGGCATCGAGCTGGATCGACAAGACGCGCGGCGGTGAAGGACCGCCTGACCAAGGAGATCAACTACTGGGACCACCGGGCCGAGGAGCTCAAGCTCCAGGAGCAGGCCGGGCAAGCAACGCCCGGCTCAACTCGCCAGGAGGCGCGCAGGCGCGCCGACGAGCTCGGCCGCGGCTCGAAGGCGCATGGAGCAGCTGGACCAGGAGGCCAGATCTCGCCGCTTCCGCCCGTGGTGCTGGGCGGGTGCGTCGTGGTGCCGCAGGGCTTCTCGCTAAGGTGCGCAGGCGAGCCGCCCGCCGAGCCCGCGCGCCGTGGACCGCCAGGCCGCGGCCGCGCGCGCCCGCGCGATCGTCATGGAGATCGAGCGCCGCCTCGGCTTCGAGCCGGTGGACCGCGAGCCGACAACCTCGGCTACGACATCGAAAGCCGCGACCCGCGGACGGGCCGCCTGCGCTTCATCGAGGTGAAGGGCCGCATCGCCGGGCGCGGACGACGATCACGGTCACCAAAAACGAGATCCTGACCTCCCTCAACAAGCCCGACGACTACATCCTCGCCATCGTCGAGTTCCTGGACGGGGAGCAAACCCGCACGCACTACGTTCGCCAGCCCTTCCGTCGGGAGCCGGATTTCGGGGTGACGAGCGTGAACTATGCTCTGACCGAGCTGCTGGCCCGGGCGGAGGAACCGGCATGA
- a CDS encoding hypothetical protein (possible pseudo, frameshifted) — MAAEHPHLKPYVGKELPVIAWIWARTVPSPNPAARGRTCPS; from the coding sequence ATGGCCGCCGAGCACCCGCACCTCAAGCCCTACGTGGGCAAGGAGCTGCCGGTCATCGCCTGGATCTGGGCGCGGACGGTGCCGAGCCCCAACCCCGCGGCCCGGGGGCGCACGTGCCCCTCATGA
- a CDS encoding ATP-dependent DNA helicase RecG, producing the protein MITPEEFRALLDSPEGSHVECKAASGGFHFDELVKYCVALANEGGGRIVLGVTDGRPRRVVGTKAFPEPGRTEAGLFERLGHRVTLEEYRHEGRRVLIVRVPSRLPGTAWQDKGTFWMRAGDALLPMSDERLREIHNETGPDFSAEICPAAHLSDLDPEAVELLRNLWERKTPGQGIATRPVERLLADAELVVGGQLTYAALIMLGTREALGRFLGQAEVVFEYRPNDAPGPAADRREFRRGFLPVLDQVWQAVNLRNDLQHFQQGLFVWDVPTFDERAVREALLNAVSHRDYRHSGSVFVRQYPRRIEIVSPGGFPPGINEQNILWEQNPRNRRIAEVLGKCGLVERAGQGFDLIYRTCIQQGKPLPDFSRTSQHSVWVTLYGQIQDPEFLRFLEELGRERLAAFGTEDFLVLDLIHREQPVPDFLKPRIELLLEQSVIERIGRGRGVRYLLSRRFYRFVGKPGVYTRRRGLDRATNKALLLQHLQNAFPKGCAMAEIEQVVPNLSRAMIKRLLDELRREGKARLEGTRRWARWFAAEPSTSRRHGRAMDQKRSSEP; encoded by the coding sequence ATGATCACGCCCGAGGAATTCCGCGCTCTTCTGGATAGCCCGGAGGGAAGCCACGTCGAGTGCAAGGCGGCCTCGGGCGGATTTCACTTCGACGAGCTGGTGAAATACTGCGTCGCCCTCGCCAACGAAGGCGGCGGACGCATCGTGCTCGGCGTCACGGACGGGAGGCCTCGCCGGGTAGTCGGCACCAAAGCCTTCCCGGAGCCGGGACGCACCGAAGCAGGTCTCTTCGAGCGGCTGGGTCACCGCGTCACCCTTGAGGAGTACCGGCACGAGGGACGGCGCGTGCTGATCGTCCGTGTTCCATCGCGCCTTCCAGGAACGGCGTGGCAGGACAAAGGCACGTTCTGGATGCGGGCCGGGGATGCTCTTCTGCCAATGTCCGACGAACGGCTACGGGAGATCCACAACGAGACAGGCCCGGATTTCTCCGCGGAAATCTGCCCTGCGGCGCACCTGTCGGATCTCGATCCCGAAGCCGTCGAACTCTTGCGCAACCTCTGGGAGCGCAAGACGCCAGGCCAAGGGATCGCCACCCGACCCGTCGAGCGACTTCTTGCTGATGCCGAACTGGTTGTCGGCGGGCAGCTCACCTACGCAGCCCTTATCATGCTCGGGACCCGGGAGGCCTTGGGCCGGTTCCTCGGCCAGGCCGAGGTCGTCTTCGAGTACCGGCCCAACGACGCCCCCGGGCCGGCCGCCGATCGTCGGGAGTTCCGACGAGGCTTTCTCCCCGTGCTCGACCAGGTCTGGCAGGCCGTCAACCTGCGCAACGATCTCCAGCACTTTCAGCAGGGCCTCTTCGTCTGGGACGTGCCGACCTTCGATGAGCGCGCCGTGCGGGAGGCCCTGCTCAACGCCGTAAGCCACCGCGACTATCGCCACAGTGGCTCCGTCTTCGTCCGCCAGTATCCGCGGCGCATCGAGATCGTGAGCCCGGGCGGCTTTCCGCCGGGGATAAACGAGCAGAACATCCTCTGGGAACAGAACCCGCGCAACCGGCGCATTGCAGAGGTGCTCGGCAAGTGCGGCTTGGTGGAACGCGCTGGCCAGGGCTTCGACCTCATCTACCGCACGTGCATCCAGCAGGGCAAACCCCTCCCGGATTTCTCCCGCACGAGCCAGCATTCGGTCTGGGTCACGTTGTACGGCCAGATCCAGGATCCGGAGTTCCTGCGCTTTCTGGAAGAGCTCGGCCGCGAGCGCCTGGCCGCCTTCGGCACCGAGGACTTCCTCGTCCTGGACCTCATCCATCGGGAGCAGCCGGTGCCCGACTTCCTGAAGCCACGCATCGAATTGCTGTTGGAACAAAGTGTCATCGAGCGCATCGGGCGCGGGCGGGGCGTCCGCTATCTGCTCTCTCGTCGGTTCTACCGATTTGTCGGCAAGCCCGGCGTCTACACGCGCAGGCGAGGGCTCGACCGTGCAACCAACAAGGCTCTGTTGCTCCAGCACCTTCAGAATGCGTTTCCCAAAGGATGCGCCATGGCCGAGATTGAGCAGGTCGTGCCCAATCTGTCACGGGCGATGATCAAGCGGCTGCTAGACGAACTACGCCGCGAAGGGAAAGCCCGTCTCGAGGGCACACGACGGTGGGCACGTTGGTTTGCAGCCGAGCCCTCCACGTCGCGCAGGCACGGTCGCGCTATGGATCAGAAACGAAGCAGTGAGCCATAG